From Argonema galeatum A003/A1, the proteins below share one genomic window:
- the gltX gene encoding glutamate--tRNA ligase encodes MTVRVRIAPSPTGNLHIGTARTAVFNWLFARNQGGQFILRIEDTDLERSRPEYTANILDGLTWLGFNWDEGPFFQTKRFDLYRQAIQTLLDKGSAYRCYSSEAELEEMRSAQKARKEAPRYDNRHRNLTPEQETAFSSEGRRPVIRFKIDDDREISWNDMVRDKVSWKGSDLGGDMVIARASETEAFAQPLYNLAVVIDDIDMKITHVIRGEDHIANTAKQILLYEALGAGIPEFAHTPLILDKEGRKLSKRRGVTSIFDFKKLGYMAEALVNYMTLLGWSPPDSTKEIFSLQQAAEQFGFERVNKAGAKFDWDKLNWLNSQYLHNMPVSQLCDLLIPYWQEAGHEFDPVSDRAWLEQITALIGPSLVRLPVSDRYLSDTEWVEQIEALKNADPTGPSAVPSPDAIVMSRYLFTSSVEFTEEGKAQLQQPAAKTVLEAILKALDNHQPLTEAGTQEIIKQVTKEQNLKKGLVMRSLRAALTGDVHGPDLIQSWLLLHHRGLDRVRLQQAIEN; translated from the coding sequence GTGACTGTTAGAGTTCGGATTGCACCCAGTCCTACTGGAAACTTACACATCGGTACGGCCAGAACGGCTGTATTTAACTGGCTGTTTGCCCGTAATCAAGGTGGGCAGTTTATCTTGCGAATTGAGGACACGGATTTAGAGCGATCGCGCCCGGAATACACCGCGAATATCCTCGATGGCCTTACTTGGCTGGGGTTCAATTGGGATGAAGGGCCATTTTTCCAAACCAAGCGTTTCGACCTCTACCGACAAGCAATTCAAACGCTGCTGGATAAAGGTTCGGCCTATCGTTGCTATAGCAGCGAAGCCGAACTGGAAGAAATGCGATCGGCTCAAAAAGCCAGAAAAGAGGCTCCCCGCTACGATAACCGGCACCGCAACCTAACGCCAGAGCAGGAGACAGCTTTTTCTTCAGAAGGGCGTCGCCCGGTAATTCGCTTCAAAATCGATGATGACCGGGAGATTTCCTGGAACGATATGGTAAGGGACAAAGTTAGCTGGAAAGGAAGCGACCTGGGTGGGGACATGGTGATTGCCCGTGCTTCGGAAACAGAAGCCTTTGCTCAACCTTTGTACAACCTGGCGGTGGTGATAGATGACATTGACATGAAAATAACTCATGTCATCCGGGGTGAAGATCATATTGCCAACACAGCCAAACAAATTCTGCTCTACGAAGCTTTGGGTGCGGGGATACCAGAGTTTGCCCATACTCCCTTGATTTTGGACAAGGAAGGGCGTAAACTCTCCAAACGGCGTGGTGTGACATCCATCTTTGACTTTAAGAAGTTGGGCTATATGGCGGAAGCTTTAGTCAATTACATGACGCTATTGGGGTGGTCGCCGCCAGATTCCACCAAGGAAATCTTTAGTTTGCAGCAAGCAGCTGAGCAGTTTGGCTTCGAGCGCGTCAATAAAGCAGGAGCGAAGTTTGATTGGGATAAGCTGAATTGGCTCAATAGCCAATATCTGCACAATATGCCTGTATCCCAGCTGTGCGACCTGCTGATTCCCTACTGGCAAGAGGCGGGACATGAATTCGATCCGGTGAGCGATCGGGCCTGGTTAGAGCAGATTACCGCTTTGATTGGCCCTAGCTTAGTTCGTTTGCCAGTGAGCGATCGCTATTTAAGCGATACTGAGTGGGTAGAACAGATCGAAGCGCTCAAGAACGCCGATCCCACAGGCCCCAGCGCCGTTCCCAGCCCAGATGCGATCGTCATGAGCCGGTATCTCTTCACCTCAAGCGTAGAATTCACCGAAGAAGGAAAAGCTCAGTTGCAACAACCAGCAGCCAAAACTGTTCTAGAAGCCATTCTAAAAGCTCTGGATAACCATCAACCGCTGACAGAAGCCGGGACGCAAGAGATAATCAAACAAGTGACAAAAGAACAAAATCTGAAAAAAGGTTTAGTAATGCGAAGTCTCCGCGCTGCTCTCACCGGCGATGTGCATGGCCCTGACCTGATTCAATCTTGGCTGCTCCTGCATCACCGAGGATTAGATCGGGTTCGCTTACAGCAGGCGATCGAAAACTGA
- a CDS encoding TVP38/TMEM64 family protein: protein MTNNEKKHSWIRLVIGISVFIAADFIILKFTPVGAWLTPENLQEVKQQAGIFAPLGFIVIYFVAALLAVPGTILTLSAGALFGALWGGLWSIIGATLGATGAFLVARFIAGDWARQQFEGADRLRQLSQGIEENGFWFALSIRLAPVFPFNAVNYLLGLTPISLPTYVLATGVGIIPGTFAYAWLGQGGLEAATGRPPWQLFGALAMLAGLSTLPIVLKRWKANKT from the coding sequence ATGACTAATAACGAAAAAAAGCATTCATGGATAAGACTGGTGATTGGAATATCAGTCTTTATTGCGGCTGACTTCATCATCCTTAAATTTACACCAGTTGGCGCTTGGCTAACGCCAGAAAATCTGCAAGAAGTGAAACAACAGGCGGGAATTTTCGCACCGTTGGGGTTCATCGTCATTTATTTCGTGGCGGCGTTATTGGCGGTTCCGGGTACGATTTTAACGCTGTCAGCGGGAGCGCTGTTTGGGGCGTTATGGGGTGGATTATGGTCAATCATCGGGGCGACGTTGGGGGCTACGGGGGCTTTTTTGGTGGCCCGATTTATCGCAGGTGATTGGGCCAGACAGCAGTTTGAAGGGGCCGATCGCTTACGCCAACTCAGTCAGGGGATTGAAGAAAATGGGTTTTGGTTCGCTTTGTCGATTCGTTTAGCGCCAGTTTTTCCATTTAATGCCGTTAACTACCTGTTGGGTTTGACGCCTATTAGTCTACCTACTTACGTGCTGGCCACGGGGGTGGGAATTATACCGGGAACCTTTGCTTATGCTTGGTTGGGGCAAGGTGGGCTAGAAGCCGCTACAGGTCGTCCGCCTTGGCAGCTCTTCGGTGCCTTAGCAATGCTCGCTGGGCTATCTACTTTGCCGATCGTTTTGAAGCGTTGGAAAGCTAACAAAACATAG
- a CDS encoding glycoside hydrolase family 5 protein yields MKYLKLFGITLICSMLPGISHANAAILSSTSLDSGTISKIADSRFDELTRGINLSHWFAQTSNFDANYITEQDIESIKSLGFEHVRLPIDAAFLFDENNPGVLNTQNLQYLDEALNKIDAHDLSVIIDLSPGDNFKDRLANDDAFVTVAAQFWKALAAHLSTRDPEQVFLETLNEPAFGYFLQDTDIDPVQRWNEVQGKLLAAMREGAPNNTLIAKGYDWDGIDGLKTLTPVEDPNVVYNFHFYEPMVFTHQGADWMDEEFSYLHDLPYPYNQESCAAVISTITNESAKEWAQSYCDQQWDAAKVEKRIAQAAAWAEENNVLLTANEFGVYRPFLGEDDRVAWIGDVRSILEKYDIGWTMWSYSEGFGLVKDNEEGERIPNESVVKALGLSDDEHRKIPEPSAIAGSVLVALMLIRVKRFAYSR; encoded by the coding sequence ATGAAATACCTCAAATTGTTTGGCATCACACTTATCTGTTCTATGCTGCCAGGAATTTCCCATGCCAATGCAGCTATTTTAAGTTCCACAAGCCTTGATAGCGGGACCATTAGCAAAATCGCCGATTCGCGCTTTGATGAGCTAACACGCGGCATTAATCTCAGCCACTGGTTCGCGCAAACCTCTAACTTTGACGCGAACTACATTACCGAACAAGACATCGAAAGCATCAAAAGTTTAGGATTTGAACACGTTCGCTTGCCGATCGACGCTGCTTTTCTATTCGATGAAAACAACCCAGGAGTACTAAATACCCAAAATCTGCAATACCTGGACGAAGCCCTTAACAAGATCGACGCTCACGACTTGTCCGTAATTATAGACCTTAGCCCAGGAGATAATTTTAAAGATCGTCTGGCTAACGATGATGCTTTCGTCACCGTTGCTGCACAATTCTGGAAGGCTTTAGCTGCACACCTCAGTACTCGCGATCCAGAACAAGTCTTTCTAGAAACGCTCAACGAACCCGCTTTTGGTTACTTTCTTCAAGATACCGATATTGACCCAGTACAACGCTGGAATGAGGTTCAGGGAAAGCTGCTGGCTGCTATGCGAGAAGGCGCACCAAATAACACTCTGATTGCGAAGGGATACGATTGGGACGGCATTGACGGTCTCAAGACGCTGACTCCTGTGGAAGATCCAAATGTGGTTTACAATTTCCACTTTTATGAGCCAATGGTTTTCACGCATCAGGGCGCAGATTGGATGGATGAGGAGTTTTCTTATCTCCACGATTTGCCCTATCCTTACAATCAAGAAAGCTGTGCGGCGGTTATATCAACGATAACTAACGAAAGTGCGAAGGAATGGGCGCAGTCATATTGCGACCAACAGTGGGATGCAGCCAAAGTGGAAAAACGGATTGCTCAAGCTGCTGCTTGGGCGGAAGAAAACAATGTGCTGCTGACTGCTAATGAGTTTGGCGTCTACCGTCCTTTTCTTGGCGAGGACGATCGCGTTGCTTGGATTGGCGATGTGCGATCGATCTTGGAAAAATACGATATTGGCTGGACGATGTGGTCGTACTCAGAGGGTTTCGGTTTGGTAAAGGACAACGAGGAGGGAGAACGCATACCTAATGAAAGTGTTGTGAAAGCGCTTGGTTTGTCTGATGACGAACATCGCAAAATTCCAGAACCAAGTGCGATCGCTGGATCTGTCCTGGTAGCCCTGATGCTAATACGAGTCAAGCGCTTTGCCTATAGCCGTTAA